In a genomic window of Salegentibacter salegens:
- a CDS encoding Trm112 family protein — translation MRISTIDKLCCPFDKNDLDLTAISKDLDGKIIEGFLSCAKCKRIYPIIKGIPIMNPDEYREFKLEAPLMEKWSKHLNGKKVENFRLVE, via the coding sequence ATGAGAATTTCAACAATAGATAAATTATGCTGTCCTTTTGATAAGAACGACCTGGACCTCACTGCGATTTCTAAAGATTTGGATGGGAAAATTATAGAAGGCTTTTTAAGTTGCGCGAAGTGCAAACGTATTTATCCAATAATAAAAGGAATTCCCATCATGAACCCAGATGAATATCGGGAGTTTAAACTGGAAGCCCCGCTAATGGAAAAATGGAGCAAGCATCTAAATGGGAAGAAAGTTGAGAATTTTAGATTGGTTGAATAG
- a CDS encoding thiamine phosphate synthase, which produces MIEKQRMKDGVYLVIDPQMEKAVLINKLKEILDKSEIAAVQVWNNFKNVENQIFLINEICKICKAHGIPVLLNNNWKLLNQTEVNGVHFDEIPNDFREIKESIPSNTLLGLTCNNNLDSVKWAKTNKFDYISFCSIFPSSSANSCDLVDFEIIRKARKLTKMPIFLAGGIKPSNMHLLKELDFEGVAVISGIMSAENPSVSTENYNSEFKKIKNENFNNR; this is translated from the coding sequence ATGATAGAAAAGCAAAGAATGAAAGACGGAGTGTACCTCGTGATAGATCCCCAGATGGAAAAGGCTGTTTTAATAAATAAGCTAAAAGAGATTTTGGATAAAAGTGAAATTGCCGCGGTTCAGGTGTGGAATAATTTTAAAAATGTTGAAAATCAAATTTTCCTTATAAATGAGATCTGCAAAATTTGCAAAGCCCACGGCATTCCGGTTTTGCTAAACAATAACTGGAAACTTTTAAACCAAACTGAAGTAAATGGGGTGCATTTTGATGAAATTCCTAATGATTTCAGAGAGATTAAAGAAAGCATTCCTTCGAATACTTTACTGGGATTAACCTGTAATAACAACCTGGATTCTGTAAAATGGGCGAAGACTAATAAGTTCGATTATATTTCCTTTTGTTCAATTTTTCCGTCTTCATCTGCCAATAGTTGCGATTTAGTAGATTTTGAGATTATCAGGAAAGCCAGGAAACTTACAAAAATGCCAATTTTTCTGGCTGGCGGAATTAAACCTTCCAATATGCACCTGCTTAAAGAATTAGATTTTGAGGGTGTTGCGGTGATATCAGGAATAATGAGTGCCGAAAATCCTTCAGTTTCTACAGAAAATTATAATTCAGAATTTAAAAAAATAAAAAATGAGAATTTCAACAATAGATAA
- a CDS encoding AIR synthase-related protein encodes MSEKLGKIAEAELEGFILKNFGQARKEVSVKPGFGVDVSLVDLPNELALIATSDPLSLIPSLGLEESAWLSVHLMANDMATTGFPPQYAQMVLNLPASLSREDFKTYWNYIHQFSKDIGVAITGGHTGFVEGQNSTISGGGTFFSVAPKKEIVLSNGAEANDVILVTKTSALSSSALLTMSFPETIKNRLGKQTYEAGCEMFKQTSSLKDGLIAAETEHKFSEIHAMHDVTEGGVLGAIYEMVKASGKGALIYDEALPIISWQKEVCELFKLDYREIIGAGSMIISCEKGKEQQVISRIKAENIACAAVGEIKNEEAGIKIAKGDEIKDLEYKTEDPYWKAFFTAIKSGWK; translated from the coding sequence ATGAGTGAAAAATTAGGAAAAATCGCCGAAGCAGAATTAGAAGGCTTTATTCTGAAAAACTTTGGTCAGGCTCGTAAGGAAGTCAGTGTAAAACCCGGGTTTGGAGTAGATGTTTCATTAGTAGATTTACCCAATGAGCTGGCCTTAATCGCTACCAGTGATCCGCTATCACTTATTCCATCGCTTGGGCTTGAAGAATCGGCCTGGCTTTCGGTACATCTTATGGCTAATGATATGGCCACCACCGGATTTCCCCCTCAGTATGCTCAAATGGTTTTGAACCTGCCGGCGTCACTTTCCAGGGAAGATTTTAAAACTTACTGGAATTATATTCATCAGTTTTCTAAAGATATTGGTGTAGCTATAACCGGCGGGCATACAGGATTTGTAGAAGGCCAAAATTCTACTATTTCGGGAGGAGGAACTTTCTTTAGCGTAGCTCCCAAAAAGGAGATCGTTCTTTCTAACGGGGCAGAGGCTAATGATGTAATTCTGGTAACCAAAACCAGCGCCCTGTCTTCTTCAGCCTTATTAACGATGAGTTTTCCGGAAACAATAAAAAATAGACTTGGTAAACAAACCTATGAGGCAGGTTGCGAAATGTTTAAGCAAACTTCTTCTTTAAAAGACGGACTTATAGCGGCAGAAACAGAGCATAAATTTTCGGAAATTCACGCAATGCACGATGTTACCGAAGGCGGCGTATTAGGGGCGATCTATGAAATGGTGAAAGCTTCCGGCAAAGGTGCCCTTATTTATGATGAAGCCTTACCGATTATTTCCTGGCAAAAAGAAGTTTGCGAATTATTTAAACTGGATTACAGGGAAATAATCGGGGCAGGATCAATGATAATTTCATGTGAAAAAGGAAAAGAGCAACAGGTAATCTCACGTATAAAAGCCGAAAATATTGCCTGTGCAGCTGTGGGTGAAATTAAAAATGAAGAAGCGGGCATTAAGATAGCTAAAGGTGATGAGATTAAAGATCTTGAGTATAAAACCGAAGATCCTTACTGGAAGGCCTTTTTTACAGCAATTAAATCTGGTTGGAAATGA
- a CDS encoding class I SAM-dependent methyltransferase has product MEIEKSKRFELLPVNHQNWQNREEWFFNRKHTDTYEQWYEGRYKRAEVWQKKVMEQLVSKDKRVKTLLEFGCGTTRFTRWWKEIGIEATGGDISPLMLSQAVHLFEGDLVMADSHHMPFKDHTFDSLAFITTFEYYKDPVKVIREASRVAKYGIALGMMNRNSTKVVRRRVQEIFGANPFYLTATFYTPKKLTKIIEEALQGREYSIEWSCTGLPEWFPVQQWSLPYGDFFGLYVTFKDVE; this is encoded by the coding sequence ATGGAAATTGAAAAAAGCAAACGATTTGAATTACTTCCCGTAAATCATCAAAACTGGCAAAACCGGGAAGAGTGGTTTTTTAACCGAAAACATACCGACACCTATGAGCAATGGTACGAAGGCCGGTATAAACGTGCCGAGGTTTGGCAGAAGAAGGTGATGGAACAACTTGTTTCTAAAGATAAGCGAGTCAAAACCCTATTGGAATTTGGATGTGGAACCACACGTTTTACGAGATGGTGGAAAGAAATAGGAATCGAGGCTACCGGTGGCGATATTTCTCCGCTAATGCTATCCCAGGCCGTTCATTTGTTTGAAGGCGACCTCGTAATGGCAGATTCTCACCACATGCCCTTTAAAGATCATACTTTTGATTCCCTGGCCTTTATAACCACTTTTGAATATTATAAAGATCCCGTAAAAGTTATTCGGGAAGCTTCGAGGGTTGCAAAATACGGCATAGCACTGGGAATGATGAACAGGAATTCTACTAAAGTAGTCCGCCGTCGTGTTCAGGAAATTTTCGGGGCCAATCCATTTTATCTTACTGCAACCTTTTACACCCCTAAAAAACTAACCAAAATCATAGAAGAAGCCCTTCAGGGTAGGGAATATAGTATAGAATGGTCTTGTACAGGTTTGCCAGAATGGTTTCCGGTCCAGCAATGGAGCTTGCCTTACGGGGATTTTTTCGGGCTGTATGTGACATTTAAAGATGTGGAATAA
- a CDS encoding ClpP family protease → MSNKSGKTQDLIDAKFLKERKIFLWGEVNDKSAKHVIDRLLYLDMDGDKEIQFFINSPGGYVTDGFAIYDTMQSLNSPVSTICSGLAASMGSILLSGGTKGKRFIQPHGKVMIHQPMGGARGQASNIEIQANEILKTRELSAKILADNCGQTQEKVLKDFNRDYWMDAQESLDYGIVDGIFKK, encoded by the coding sequence ATGAGCAATAAATCCGGTAAAACCCAGGACCTAATAGACGCAAAATTCCTTAAAGAACGCAAAATTTTCCTTTGGGGTGAAGTAAATGATAAATCGGCCAAACACGTTATAGACAGACTACTATACCTTGATATGGATGGCGATAAAGAAATCCAGTTTTTCATTAATAGTCCCGGTGGCTACGTAACCGACGGATTTGCAATTTACGATACCATGCAAAGCCTAAATAGTCCCGTTTCTACGATTTGTAGTGGTTTAGCTGCTTCAATGGGCTCAATCTTACTTTCCGGTGGAACCAAAGGTAAAAGATTTATACAGCCCCATGGGAAGGTTATGATTCACCAGCCTATGGGCGGTGCACGAGGCCAGGCTTCAAATATTGAAATTCAGGCAAACGAGATCTTAAAAACTAGAGAACTTAGTGCTAAAATTCTTGCAGATAACTGTGGGCAAACCCAGGAAAAGGTACTTAAGGATTTTAATCGTGACTACTGGATGGATGCTCAGGAATCGCTGGATTACGGAATTGTAGACGGTATTTTTAAGAAATAA
- a CDS encoding GNAT family N-acetyltransferase has product MDIKHRENDSRGMFFVEDEKGIYAELTYTKKPGDILTIDHTEVRPELEGQGIATKLLAHSVDFARENNYKIDPLCPFAEVQFDRNESFQDVRA; this is encoded by the coding sequence ATGGATATTAAACACCGAGAAAACGATAGCCGCGGAATGTTTTTCGTAGAGGACGAAAAAGGGATTTACGCAGAACTCACTTATACCAAAAAACCGGGAGATATTCTTACTATAGATCACACCGAGGTAAGACCCGAACTGGAAGGCCAGGGAATTGCTACTAAACTTTTGGCGCATAGTGTAGATTTTGCACGCGAAAACAATTATAAAATAGACCCTTTATGCCCTTTTGCCGAAGTACAATTTGACCGCAATGAGTCTTTTCAAGACGTAAGAGCGTAG
- a CDS encoding L,D-transpeptidase family protein produces the protein MKFFKFLMLFVFVLFISCGDDKDREPGIETTKEEEAEVIEKLASADLISKKFPGVSNSVGNINLQHANLLDSIYSKRDYKPIWTDRALREDLYRSIERATEDGLDPENYHLTYLQNSLANLSQLDDEERSLTEIILTDAFLGLASDYNSGKLNPKEIYSIWGIERNKIDLPGLLDYGVQQQNITAAIDSVVPKHEVYKGLKRSLKEYRKLAENDDNSTIISEEGESIKIDEKDKRVPNIKRRLKELGFWEKEIINSVTVYDESLQEAVKEYQEKYGIETDGVIGGGTIKTLNKTYQDRLEQILVNLERWRWYPKDLGDQHIVVNIANYRLHFVRHGDTVATHRTMVGTEARKTPVFSDEVEHIVYNPTWTIPPTIKSKDVIPSAKKDPSYISRKNYSIFDRTGQRLSASEVDWSSSEVKAYTFRQEAGPANPLGLVKIIYPNEYMIYLHDTPSKSLFNKNLRAQSSGCVRVQDVLELAKMLLSDQPKYDDEKIKEILDSGKTTTIKVTQKVKVHHLYWTAWNENGSTRFAEDIYKRDAAIYKLLTEN, from the coding sequence ATGAAATTTTTTAAATTTTTAATGCTCTTTGTTTTTGTGCTTTTTATTTCCTGCGGGGATGACAAAGACAGGGAGCCTGGAATTGAAACCACAAAAGAGGAAGAAGCAGAAGTTATTGAAAAACTGGCTTCAGCTGATTTAATTTCCAAAAAGTTTCCTGGGGTTTCAAATTCGGTTGGAAATATCAATTTACAGCACGCTAATTTACTGGATTCTATTTATTCAAAACGGGATTATAAACCAATCTGGACCGATAGAGCCCTGCGGGAAGATCTTTACCGAAGCATTGAAAGAGCCACTGAAGACGGCCTCGATCCTGAAAACTATCATTTAACTTATTTACAAAATTCACTCGCTAATTTATCTCAGTTAGATGATGAAGAACGCAGTCTAACCGAAATTATTCTTACCGATGCTTTCCTGGGCCTTGCTTCAGATTATAATTCTGGTAAGCTGAATCCCAAAGAAATATATAGCATTTGGGGCATAGAACGTAATAAAATTGATCTTCCCGGCCTTCTGGATTATGGAGTTCAACAGCAAAACATCACTGCCGCAATAGATTCAGTAGTGCCCAAACACGAAGTTTATAAAGGCCTGAAACGCTCTTTGAAAGAATACCGAAAACTTGCAGAAAACGACGATAACTCCACGATTATTTCCGAAGAAGGAGAAAGTATTAAAATCGATGAAAAGGACAAACGTGTTCCCAACATAAAACGTCGCTTAAAGGAATTGGGGTTTTGGGAAAAGGAAATTATTAACAGTGTTACGGTTTACGACGAATCGCTACAGGAAGCTGTAAAGGAATACCAGGAAAAATATGGAATAGAAACCGATGGCGTTATTGGTGGCGGTACTATAAAAACCCTGAATAAAACATATCAGGATCGCCTGGAACAAATTCTTGTAAACCTGGAACGCTGGCGCTGGTACCCCAAAGACCTGGGAGATCAACATATTGTAGTGAATATTGCGAATTACCGGTTACACTTTGTTAGACATGGGGATACCGTGGCAACGCATCGCACTATGGTTGGCACCGAAGCCAGAAAAACACCAGTTTTTTCTGATGAAGTAGAACATATAGTTTACAACCCAACCTGGACCATCCCTCCTACTATAAAAAGTAAAGATGTGATCCCTTCAGCAAAGAAAGATCCCAGTTATATTTCAAGAAAGAATTACAGCATTTTTGATCGCACCGGGCAAAGATTGTCTGCCAGTGAGGTAGACTGGTCTTCTTCTGAGGTAAAAGCTTATACATTTAGACAGGAGGCCGGGCCGGCGAATCCGCTTGGGTTAGTTAAGATTATTTATCCTAATGAATATATGATCTATTTGCACGATACGCCTTCAAAATCGCTTTTCAACAAAAATTTACGGGCACAAAGTTCGGGTTGTGTTAGAGTGCAGGATGTTTTAGAACTGGCGAAGATGCTACTAAGCGATCAGCCAAAATACGATGATGAGAAGATTAAAGAAATTCTTGATTCGGGTAAGACAACAACGATTAAGGTTACGCAGAAAGTAAAAGTGCACCATCTTTACTGGACGGCCTGGAACGAAAATGGCAGCACCCGTTTTGCAGAAGATATCTACAAGAGAGATGCTGCCATCTATAAATTACTTACTGAAAATTAA
- a CDS encoding murein L,D-transpeptidase catalytic domain family protein: MIYRLLTVFAVLIFSFAFTTTDNLDSNSGNSEIEAIAFPNSSENNKTSFETKVAELYSEFSTNNSSIPAMPVFEKAMRGYDQLEEKGEVGKRILTVIDFELSSTKKRMWIMNMETKKVLFNTYVSHGKNTGGEFATKFSNTVNSLQSSLGFYVTAETYYGKNGLSLFIDGMEKGFNSNARKRYVVIHGADYAEPNFIDRIGRLGRSYGCPAVPNTIAKDVIDTIKDESVVYIHKNNKDYLNNSSLLN; this comes from the coding sequence ATGATTTATAGACTCCTCACTGTATTTGCCGTATTAATCTTCTCTTTTGCATTTACAACTACAGATAATTTAGACTCCAATTCTGGCAATTCAGAAATAGAAGCAATCGCTTTTCCAAATTCCTCAGAAAACAACAAAACCAGTTTTGAAACTAAGGTCGCTGAACTTTACAGCGAGTTTTCTACCAATAATAGTAGTATTCCTGCCATGCCGGTTTTCGAAAAAGCTATGAGGGGCTATGACCAACTCGAAGAAAAAGGTGAAGTAGGAAAACGGATACTTACCGTGATAGATTTCGAACTTTCCTCTACTAAAAAACGTATGTGGATTATGAATATGGAAACAAAGAAAGTTTTATTCAATACTTATGTTTCCCACGGAAAAAATACCGGCGGTGAATTCGCTACCAAATTTTCTAATACAGTGAATTCCCTGCAAAGTTCCCTTGGTTTTTATGTGACCGCTGAAACTTACTATGGAAAAAATGGATTGTCACTTTTTATAGACGGCATGGAAAAAGGCTTTAATAGCAATGCCCGTAAACGTTATGTAGTAATTCACGGAGCAGATTATGCTGAGCCTAACTTTATAGACAGAATTGGAAGGTTAGGAAGAAGTTATGGTTGCCCGGCCGTGCCTAATACCATTGCGAAAGATGTAATAGATACTATCAAAGACGAATCGGTAGTATATATTCACAAAAACAATAAAGATTATTTAAATAATTCTTCGCTGCTTAACTAA
- the gpmI gene encoding 2,3-bisphosphoglycerate-independent phosphoglycerate mutase, whose translation MNKKVLLMILDGWGITQNPDVSAIAKAKTPFMDSILEKYPHAELRTDGLQVGLPEGQMGNSEVGHMNLGAGRIVYQDLVKINMAVEKNTLKDEPVLEEAFSYAIKNNKPIHFMGLLSDGGVHSHINHLKGLLSAAQEFGVKEKYVHAFTDGRDVDPHSGKGFIEEIEEHLKKTNSKLASVIGRYFAMDRDKRWERVKKAYDLIVKGEGTKTTNAAETMAKSYENKVSDEFIEPIVMTNEAGEPVATLKEKEVVIFFNFRTDRGRQLTQALTQDDFPEYTMKKMPLYYVTVTKYDDSFEGINVVFKKDNIKSTLGEVLEYMGKKQIRIAETEKYPHVTFFFNGGREKPFKGEKRLMCSSPKVATYDLQPEMSAFQIRDKIIPELKNESADFVCLNFANPDMVGHTGVFDAAVKACETVDSCAKDVAEAALENDYSVIVIADHGNSEIMINEDGSPNTAHTTSPVPLILLDKDIKLIKSGKLGNIAPTILKLMGIDKPEVMTEDPLI comes from the coding sequence ATGAATAAGAAAGTTCTACTAATGATTTTAGACGGTTGGGGAATCACGCAAAACCCAGACGTATCGGCTATTGCTAAAGCTAAAACTCCTTTTATGGATAGTATCCTGGAAAAATACCCACACGCAGAATTGCGTACCGATGGGTTGCAGGTTGGACTTCCGGAAGGACAAATGGGAAATAGTGAAGTAGGACATATGAATCTTGGTGCCGGCCGTATTGTTTACCAGGATTTGGTGAAAATTAATATGGCGGTAGAAAAGAATACGCTAAAAGACGAACCCGTGCTGGAAGAAGCTTTTAGTTATGCGATAAAAAACAACAAACCAATCCATTTTATGGGACTTTTAAGTGATGGTGGAGTGCATTCTCACATTAACCATTTAAAAGGCTTACTCTCTGCGGCCCAGGAATTTGGTGTAAAAGAAAAATACGTTCATGCTTTTACCGATGGGCGTGATGTAGATCCGCACTCGGGAAAAGGTTTCATTGAAGAAATTGAAGAACACCTAAAAAAAACAAATAGTAAACTTGCCTCGGTGATTGGGCGGTATTTTGCGATGGATCGTGATAAGCGTTGGGAAAGAGTAAAAAAGGCTTACGACCTTATCGTTAAAGGTGAAGGCACCAAAACTACCAATGCTGCTGAAACCATGGCAAAAAGTTACGAAAACAAGGTTAGTGATGAGTTTATAGAACCCATCGTAATGACCAACGAGGCTGGCGAGCCGGTTGCTACTTTAAAAGAGAAAGAAGTTGTGATTTTCTTTAACTTTAGAACCGATCGAGGCAGGCAACTTACCCAGGCTTTAACCCAGGACGATTTCCCTGAATATACTATGAAGAAAATGCCATTATATTATGTGACAGTAACTAAATATGACGATAGTTTTGAAGGTATAAATGTGGTTTTCAAAAAAGATAATATTAAATCTACACTTGGGGAAGTCCTGGAATATATGGGCAAAAAGCAAATTAGAATTGCTGAAACCGAAAAATACCCCCACGTTACCTTCTTCTTTAATGGCGGTCGGGAAAAACCTTTTAAAGGTGAAAAACGCTTAATGTGTAGTTCTCCAAAAGTAGCTACCTACGATCTTCAGCCCGAAATGAGTGCTTTTCAAATTAGGGATAAAATTATTCCTGAACTTAAAAACGAATCGGCTGATTTTGTTTGTCTGAATTTTGCAAATCCCGATATGGTTGGCCATACCGGAGTATTTGATGCCGCTGTAAAAGCCTGCGAAACTGTAGATTCCTGCGCTAAAGATGTAGCTGAAGCTGCCCTGGAAAATGATTATTCAGTAATTGTAATTGCCGATCATGGGAATAGTGAGATTATGATAAACGAAGATGGTAGTCCAAATACGGCACACACCACCAGCCCGGTTCCCTTAATTTTACTGGATAAAGACATAAAATTGATTAAAAGCGGTAAGCTTGGGAACATAGCACCGACTATTCTGAAGTTAATGGGGATCGATAAGCCGGAAGTTATGACTGAAGACCCGCTAATTTAA
- a CDS encoding TlpA family protein disulfide reductase has product MINKILLLLLSAFLISGDISNKNENAENKNSAEMLLGKFTQANLEKAPHSNWFVPGYENYKPKKEALKTIKKNIHDYEILMFMGTWCGDSRYEVPKFFKLLDEVDFDRKNLKNIAVNRAKKAPGKLDEEYNIHRVPTIIFMKDGKEVNRFVEYSIESLEEDIAKILEGKEYTNPYSE; this is encoded by the coding sequence ATGATTAATAAAATATTGTTGCTTCTTTTGAGTGCTTTCCTAATATCGGGAGATATTTCAAATAAAAACGAAAATGCAGAAAATAAGAATTCAGCAGAAATGCTTTTAGGCAAATTCACCCAAGCTAACCTGGAAAAAGCACCGCATTCAAACTGGTTTGTTCCCGGTTACGAAAATTACAAACCTAAAAAAGAAGCTTTAAAAACTATAAAGAAGAATATTCACGATTATGAAATTCTAATGTTTATGGGGACCTGGTGTGGTGACAGCCGCTACGAAGTTCCGAAGTTTTTTAAGCTTTTAGATGAAGTTGATTTTGACCGAAAAAATCTTAAAAATATTGCAGTAAACCGGGCTAAAAAAGCTCCCGGTAAGCTGGATGAAGAATACAATATTCACCGTGTGCCTACTATTATTTTTATGAAAGATGGAAAGGAAGTGAACCGTTTTGTGGAGTATTCTATAGAAAGCCTTGAAGAAGATATTGCTAAAATACTTGAAGGTAAAGAGTACACAAATCCTTATTCCGAATAA
- a CDS encoding BT0820 family HAD-type phosphatase, whose product MPNSLSIAVDFDGTIVENKFPEIGKPKLFAFETLKKLQEDGHRLILWTYRAEDKLEEAVQFCEKRGIQFYAINKSYPEEVFEDNISRKILADIFIDDRNIGGMMGWGEIYQRLKDRAIIRENKKKKFGFLGRF is encoded by the coding sequence ATGCCCAATTCGTTATCCATAGCAGTAGATTTTGACGGAACTATTGTAGAGAATAAATTTCCGGAAATAGGAAAGCCTAAGCTCTTCGCGTTTGAAACGCTCAAAAAGCTACAGGAAGATGGACACCGATTAATCTTATGGACTTACCGTGCCGAAGATAAACTGGAAGAAGCGGTACAATTTTGCGAAAAAAGAGGCATTCAATTTTATGCCATTAATAAAAGTTATCCTGAAGAGGTTTTTGAGGATAATATAAGCCGTAAGATCCTGGCCGATATTTTTATAGACGATCGCAATATTGGCGGAATGATGGGTTGGGGTGAGATCTACCAGAGATTAAAGGACAGAGCAATAATTAGAGAAAATAAAAAGAAGAAATTCGGATTTTTAGGCCGATTTTAA